Below is a window of Rhodopseudomonas sp. P2A-2r DNA.
GCGCCTGCAACGGGGAAGCCGCTGTAGTAGTTGCCGTGAACTTCATGACCAGCAGCCGACACGAAGGCCGAACCCCATGCCTGATCGAGGCGCAGGTTGCCGACGATGTCAGGCATGTGATCGCCACCCGCCTGGTTGCCCGTGAAGTTGCCAGGGCCGTATGCACCGCCTGTGAGCAAGGGGGTCGGGCTGAAGGCGAGCGACGTATTGACCACACCGGCGGTGCGGTAGGGCTGCGCGTCTTCCAGCGAGATCGTGGCCGACATGCCATTGCCGAAGGAAGCCGTGTAGGCCAGCATCGGGATGCCGGTCGCGTTGTTGGAGCCGGCGTTCAGGCCCGACGAAATCGTCGGCTTGGCCAGCGCCCACTGCGGATCGAACATCGAGACCGACTTACCGAAGGTGAAGCCGGCGAACTGGATGAACGCGTAGTCGACTTCGACCGGTGCGCCGCCAGCGATACCCGAAACGCCGCGCGTCCAGTCGAACTTCGCGTCGCCATAGGTACGCAGAACACCGTATTCGGTGGCCGTGCGGGTATCGATGTTCACGTTGAAACGAGCGCGGGTCTGAAAGAAGTCACGCGACCAAGCCTGCGAACCGGGAGCGCCACCCTGCCACTGCGGGGCATCGTAGATGTTGCCGTTGAGCGCGGTGTCGATACGGATTGCGCCGCCGATCTTGATGCAGGTGTCGGTGCCCGGGATGTAGTAGAAGCCGGCGCCGTACAGCGAGCAGATCTTCACGTATTCGACCGCCTTGGCCTTCATCGGAAGATCGGCTGCCTGTGCTCCACCGATGGCGAGAAGACCCGCCGCGGAGCCGAGAATAAGGCCCTTAATCGTTGTCATGGTAAACCTCCAAGTTGTTCTTAAAGGGAAGGTTCCGGATCCGCCGGGTGACGACCACCCGAAGATTGTTCCCTTAGTCCCCCACTACCGCCTGGTACTTCGCGTCTTCGGTCCCACCCGCATAACGCGAGGTACTAAAGCGAATTACTTCAACGGGACGACTGCGGGTTGCCCCATCGCCGAAACGGACAATGCCTGCGCGCTTCGCTTAAGCAAAATACTTTATGAACTCATGCATCTTTATCGCGCCGCAGTGTGGTTTCCCTGCAACACACGAAGTTGTGGCTTGCCTGTCGCAATTG
It encodes the following:
- a CDS encoding porin; protein product: MTTIKGLILGSAAGLLAIGGAQAADLPMKAKAVEYVKICSLYGAGFYYIPGTDTCIKIGGAIRIDTALNGNIYDAPQWQGGAPGSQAWSRDFFQTRARFNVNIDTRTATEYGVLRTYGDAKFDWTRGVSGIAGGAPVEVDYAFIQFAGFTFGKSVSMFDPQWALAKPTISSGLNAGSNNATGIPMLAYTASFGNGMSATISLEDAQPYRTAGVVNTSLAFSPTPLLTGGAYGPGNFTGNQAGGDHMPDIVGNLRLDQAWGSAFVSAAGHEVHGNYYSGFPVAGAVVDNGRPATTWGYAVSGGFELKNLPTGAGDSFKMEATYAKGAAKYVWGGTLDTAGAGRYLRASGPSAGTLAFGYVLDGVYTNGTGIDLSTSWDVSAFYEHYWNPAWRTSVFGNYTQISYGAAGNAALITALSGAGVGTTGFGSLNVTGGDMKLSTAQVGTRTAWTPVKDLTIAAEFVYSRLNTNLSGTYTNLGGVSGAAANAVYGLGGQNIYNGGVQISRSF